A DNA window from Brassica napus cultivar Da-Ae chromosome C1, Da-Ae, whole genome shotgun sequence contains the following coding sequences:
- the LOC106428949 gene encoding nitrile-specifier protein 2-like — protein sequence MAQKLEAKGGKKGGVWDDGVHDGIRKIYVGQGQDCIAFVKFEYADGSEVVVGDEHGKKTLLGTEEFEIDADDYLIYVEAFRDKATEETIVDLKFETCKGKTNKHIETSPGVKFVLHGGKIIGFHGRSSDVLHSLGAYVTFPSTPELQGKWIKVEQKGQAPGLRCSHAIAQVGNKIYAFGGELIPNQPIDKDLYVFDLETRTWSISPATGDVPHLSCLGVRMVFIGSTLYVFGGRDASRKYNGFYSFDTTKNEWKLLTPVEEGPIPRSFHSMAANENNVYVFGGVSATERLKNLDAYNIVDQKWVQCATPRESVSIRGGAGLEVVQGKVWVVYGFNGCEVDDVHYYDPVEDKWTQVETFGEKPSARSVFASAVVGKHIVIFGGEVAMDPQAHVGPGQLIGGTFALDTETLKWERLDKLGEDEETPDIRGWSASTSGTIDGKKGLVMHGGKAQTNGRFDDLFFYGTDSA from the exons ATGGCCCAAAAGCTGGAAGCAAAGGGTGGTAAGAAAGGAGGTGTATGGGATGATGGTGTTCACGACggtattagaaaaatatatgtagGTCAAGGCCAAGATTGTATAGCCTTCGTCAAGTTTGAATATGCAGATGGTTCTGAAGTGGTTGTTGGGGACGAACATGGAAAAAAGACGCTGCTAGGAACTGAGGag tTTGAGATTGATGCAGATGACTACCTCATATACGTGGAAGCATTCCGTGATAAAGCAACCGAAGAAACCATCGTGGATCTTAAGTTCGAGACTTGTAAAGGCAAAACTAATAAGCACATCGAGACAAGTCCAGGGGTTAAGTTTGTTCTCCATGGTGGCAAAATCATTGGGTTTCACGGGCGTTCGAGCGATGTTCTACACTCCCTTGGAGCCTATGTTACTTTCCCATCCACTCCTGAATTGCAAGGGAAGTGGATTAAG GTGGAGCAAAAGGGACAGGCTCCTGGGCTAAGATGCTCACATGCCATAGCACAAGTAGGAAACAAGATTTACGCATTTGGTGGCGAGCTCATACCAAATCAGCCCATCGACAAAGACCTTTACGTCTTTGACCTGGAGACTCGGACTTGGTCAATTTCTCCAGCCACAGGAGATGTTCCCCACCTCTCTTGCTTAGGCGTCCGCATGGTGTTCATTGGATCAACCCTCTATGTCTTTGGAGGCCGAGACGCTTCCAGAAAATACAACGGCTTCTACTCTTTCGACACGACAAAGAACGAGTGGAAACTGCTAACTCCGGTCGAAGAGGGACCCATTCCTCGTAGCTTCCACTCTATGGCAGCCAATGAGAACAACGTTTATGTTTTCGGTGGAGTGAGTGCTACGGAGCGGCTCAAGAACCTAGACGCTTACAACATCGTTGATCAGAAGTGGGTGCAGTGTGCGACTCCAAGAGAATCCGTTAGCATAAGAGGAGGAGCTGGGCTCGAAGTAGTGCAAGGGAAGGTTTGGGTGGTTTATGGATTCAACGGTTGTGAAGTAGATGATGTTCATTACTACGATCCTGTTGAAGACAAGTGGACACAAGTGGAAACGTTCGGAGAGAAGCCTTCCGCGAGGAGTGTCTTCGCTAGTGCGGTTGTTGGTAAACACATTGTGATATTTGGAGGTGAGGTTGCGATGGATCCACAAGCTCACGTAGGCCCGGGACAATTAATCGGTGGGACCTTTGCGCTGGACACAGAGACATTGAAGTGGGAGAGGTTGGATAAGTTAGGTGAAGACGAGGAGACTCCAGATATTAGGGGATGGTCGGCTTCCACGAGTGGAACTATTGATGGTAAGAAAGGGCTGGTGATGCATGGTGGGAAAGCTCAGACCAATGGCCGCTTTGATGATCTCTTCTTTTATGGGACTGATTCAGCTTAA